The segment GCGCGCCGGCGATGTCGCGCGCCAGCGCTTGGGCAAGGCGCCGCGACCCGGCGGGGTTCATATGATCGTTGTCGAAAAATTCGTCGCCCGGTACGAGGTCGGAGTAATCAAGAAAGATTCCGCCGCCGCCTTCGACGGCGGCCTTCACGCGATGAAGATTCGCGGTGTAGGCGTCGGCATCGACAAGACCGAATTGCCCGTTTAACGCGCGGTTCATCGGGTTCGCGAAAAAGATGGGCACCGCTTCGCGCTCGCGAGCCAGACGCGCGGTAGGCCCCAGAAAACGGAAAACGGGATTCGTGTCGTCAAGCGGCGCGACGTCGTAATACGAACGCAGCACCTCGATCGCCCAGTCGTCCCACCGTGTTTCGGTCCAGTCGCGCCGAGCGGCGCGCCGGCGCGAAAGGCGTTCGATCGACGCGCGAAAGCCGCTCGCCACCGCCACCTGGTAATAGCTCCTGGCGAGCTTGCGCGGATGAAGCCCGAAGATCCACGCATTCACGATGTCGCGATTGCGGTAGAAAAACCAATGATCGCGCGCGAACGCCTCCGCGGCCGTGACGCCGCGCGCCCACGGATCGGCGGTTGCGTCCGAATCCGACGGGCCGGCGCGAACCGCCTCGCGAGCGCCGGCGCCCACGAAGCGATCGGCATCGGGCGCGTAGAGATCGGGAAAACGCATGGGCACGCCGAGATCCCACGCCCCGAAATTCTTGTAGTTGATGTTGTAAACGAACACGTCGCCCGGCCGCGTCCCGATGCGGTGCGTGATGTAAAAGGCGTCCGGGAGTTTGGTTGCCGTCAGGCCGATGTTGGCGACGCGGTAATCGCGCGCCGGCGTATCGTGCAGAAGGGCGGCCACAAGCGCCGGCGGGGTGTTCGCGGCGTCGAGCCGTTGCCCCTGGATCGTGGAATCACCGATGAAATGGATCGTCGGCTCGTCGTTCGCGGACAGCCAGGCAAGGTAGTCCGTAAGCAGCGCACGCGTGTCGTTGGCGAAACGGAAAGTGGGCCTGGCGAACGAGGCATGCGACGCGTGACGAAAGGCGATATCGACGAGGACGAACGCGGCGATGACGAAAATGGCGACGCGCGCGGTGCGGATAACGAGAACGATTCTCTCGCGGTCGCGGTGCGTTATTGCCACGCGGCGAGGGCGAGCGCGCGGGCTTCGTCGCCGTAGCGCCGCTGCACCATGCCTTCCTTGGTCTCGATCGGTGTTACGCGCGCCATGGCCAGGCGGTCGCCCAGAAACGTGAGCGTCAGGAACGCCCCGTTCGATCCCTCGTCGCCGAGAAAATCGCCGAGAGGAATGTTCGTTGAGCCAAGGCGCCGCAACGCCCGAACGACGTTTCCCGCCAGCACGGCGTCCGCGCCGGCGGCAAGGCCCGCGTCAATATCCGCGCGCGTGGCGGACGCGGGCAAGGCCAGGACCTCGACACCGGCGCCGCCGAGATCGGCCGCGCCGGTCGCGATGGTGACCGGCATGCCGCGAACGGTCGATCGCAACGTCGCTTGCGCCTCGCCGAGGGCGGACCCGAACGCGCGAACGGCCCCGCCGTCCGGCACGAGCGAGCGGGCACCCAGCACACGCAGCAGGAAGGCTTCGCGTTCGTTCGGCTTCGCTGACAGGAAAATCGGAAAATCGGAACGGCGCACGTTCGGGTGCAGGTCGTAAACCGGCCGCATGCGCCGGGCGAACGCGTCGTCCGCCTCGGACCGGTCGAGGTCGAGGGTAAATGGCTCGTCCGGCGCGGACAGTCCGCCGGCGATCAGGAACGTGCGGAGTTGATACGGATCGAAAACAGGCGCGGGCGCGTCCTCGGGGTACGCGATCGGAATCAATAGCGGATAGGTCGGAAAATAGTTGCGGACCGTGGGGGAACCCTTGGAGGCGCAAAAACGCACGTTGGAGACGCACGGGTTGTCACCATCGACCGTCAATACCTCGACACGGCCGTCCAGGCGCGCCAGCGGCACGAATCCGAGCAGATCACCTTCGTTCACCAGCGCGTCGAGAAGTTCTTCGGGTGTATCGAATTCGACCACGGTGGCCACGAGCGGCGCCTCGAGCCGATCCGCGATGAACTTGGCGAATCCGCCGAACGAGCCGATCCGAACCGGACCGGGCTCGCCGTTCAACTCTTTCCAGTCGGTCAGCTTGCCGGCGAGCGCATCGCGCAGGCGCTGCGTGCTGATGGTTTGAACCAGGCGCCCCTTGGGCGCGACGAGCGCGACGACCAGAAGGTTCGCGGAAACCGGATCAAACGACCAGCCGGAAACGACGTCCGACTTGAGCAGGTGCAGGTTTCCCGGGCCGGTTTCGGGCAATTTTTGCCCGACGATGCGGCGGAAATTGTGATGGTAGAGTTTCGCGAGCTTGTCGTTTTCAAGCGCAAGACCGGCGTATTCGACGGGCGTCCACTTGCCGGTTGGGGCGCGGATCCGCGTCTGAACGCTATCGCGTTCGACGAACAGGCGATAGGCGGTGTAGAGCTGCGCGCCCCACTGGCCGCGGCGATGCAGGCGGTGGTCGAAGTTGAGGCCCGCGGCGAACAGCACGCGGTCCTGCATCAATTCGAAGAACAACGCCGCGCGTTCGCGGTCGCCCGCGATGGCGTTGAAGATCTCGGGCAGCTCCGGGATGGCATCGAAGCCGATATCGACGAATAGATTCGGTATCATTTCGAGGTAACGGCTCACCGCGTCGAGGTCCGATGGCAATCCCATCATGCCGCCGGCGATGACGTGCAATTCCGGGTGGTCCGTCAGAAGCGCCACCAGTTCGTCGCGGGCAACATCGGTCTCGATATGCGCGAAACAGGGGATTCCGTGCAGCTCCAGGTATTGATAGAGCGGCTCGTATCGCGGATCGGTCAGCCGAATTTCGTCGGGTCCGCCGCGCTGCCACAGAGCCAGCCCCCGGGCGCCTTCGCGCTGGCGTTCGACGAAAAATGCCAGCGGATCCTCGATGTCATAAGGGATGTAAATAAACGGCACCGCCTTGCCGGGGGCCGACTTCGATGCTTCGAGCAGGAGATCGTTCTGGTATTCGGGCGGATCGGGCTCCGGGCGGTCCGGTTCCGGCGGCGCCTCGAGCGCGCCGGCGGCGACTGCCACGGAATGGATTCCGGCACGTTTATACGCCCACAGCAACTCCTCCGCCTTGTCGGCGCACGAATACGTGACGCGCGCCGAATAGACATCGACCTCGTCGAAGAGCTTCTCGCCGCAGCCGGCAAGGCCGATCGAAAGCGCAAGGATGAGAAGAATGGCAGGGGGCGACGGCCGCCGCCGCGCGGATTCAAATGGCGTCACGGGGCGCGGATTCTTTCATGCGTCCGGCGGGTCGTCAACAAACACGCGCCGCTTTTCATTGACCAATTTCGATCGCTCGCCTACAACCGGCGGCGAAAGGTGCGGAAAGGACGATCGGATGGCCGGGCGCGTCATTTTTTTTACAGGATTTCCGGGATTTATCGGCAAGCGGCTCGTCGCGGAGATCCTCTCACGCGATACGGACACGCGATTCATTTTTCTCGTCCAGGAAAAATTTCTTGCCGCCGCGCGGGAAGCGATCGCGTCGATACCGGGAGCCGCGGAGGCTTCGCGCCTTGCGATCGGCGATATCACCATGCCGAACCTCGGGCTTTCGGAGAGCGACGAGCGCGCCGTTGCCGGCGAAGCGACGGAGGTTTGGCATCTCGCGGCCGTCTATGACCTTGCCGTCGACGCCGCGACCGCGCAAAAAGTGAACGTGGAGGGCACGCGAAACGTGCTCGATCTATGCGAGAAGATCGAGAACCTTTCGCGCCACGTGTATTTTTCCACCTGCTACGTCTCGGGCACGCGAACCGACACGGTTTTCGAGCACGAACTTTCGGAAAGCCAGGCGTTCAAGAATCACTACGAGGCGACGAAATACCACGCGGAGGTGCTGGTACGCCGGCGCGAAACCGTGACCAGCATCATCATTCGCCCGGCGATCGTGATTGGCGACTCGAAAACCGGCGAGGCGGACAAATACGACGGGCCGTATCCGATGATCCTTCTGC is part of the bacterium genome and harbors:
- a CDS encoding amidohydrolase family protein; this translates as MTPFESARRRPSPPAILLILALSIGLAGCGEKLFDEVDVYSARVTYSCADKAEELLWAYKRAGIHSVAVAAGALEAPPEPDRPEPDPPEYQNDLLLEASKSAPGKAVPFIYIPYDIEDPLAFFVERQREGARGLALWQRGGPDEIRLTDPRYEPLYQYLELHGIPCFAHIETDVARDELVALLTDHPELHVIAGGMMGLPSDLDAVSRYLEMIPNLFVDIGFDAIPELPEIFNAIAGDRERAALFFELMQDRVLFAAGLNFDHRLHRRGQWGAQLYTAYRLFVERDSVQTRIRAPTGKWTPVEYAGLALENDKLAKLYHHNFRRIVGQKLPETGPGNLHLLKSDVVSGWSFDPVSANLLVVALVAPKGRLVQTISTQRLRDALAGKLTDWKELNGEPGPVRIGSFGGFAKFIADRLEAPLVATVVEFDTPEELLDALVNEGDLLGFVPLARLDGRVEVLTVDGDNPCVSNVRFCASKGSPTVRNYFPTYPLLIPIAYPEDAPAPVFDPYQLRTFLIAGGLSAPDEPFTLDLDRSEADDAFARRMRPVYDLHPNVRRSDFPIFLSAKPNEREAFLLRVLGARSLVPDGGAVRAFGSALGEAQATLRSTVRGMPVTIATGAADLGGAGVEVLALPASATRADIDAGLAAGADAVLAGNVVRALRRLGSTNIPLGDFLGDEGSNGAFLTLTFLGDRLAMARVTPIETKEGMVQRRYGDEARALALAAWQ
- a CDS encoding SDR family oxidoreductase — protein: MAGRVIFFTGFPGFIGKRLVAEILSRDTDTRFIFLVQEKFLAAAREAIASIPGAAEASRLAIGDITMPNLGLSESDERAVAGEATEVWHLAAVYDLAVDAATAQKVNVEGTRNVLDLCEKIENLSRHVYFSTCYVSGTRTDTVFEHELSESQAFKNHYEATKYHAEVLVRRRETVTSIIIRPAIVIGDSKTGEADKYDGPYPMILLLARLARRGLLIKGLRLPAIGARDVRLNLVPVDFVVGATVRIATRDDAVGKTFQLADPAPMTLGEFAAALAKCFSLGEPFGTLPIGVVRLLMRTPGLRRLLDGQEEALVYMEVHAAYDTRNTDEALAATNYARPDIREYLPNIVEYVRRRLDGARGAMY